In Candidatus Thermoplasmatota archaeon, the following proteins share a genomic window:
- a CDS encoding PAS domain-containing protein, giving the protein MKDEPEIVKTLREEELKGKLQQQTILSIKTSEKQSNNGLDYGKDDGFKYKNETKSFLRISTGAKETLRVLINLMVDPVVIVDKKGKFLEISDKVEVMTGVKKEELIGMNFIKTNFITAKSKAILVKNLAKRMLGEILDTYEIEAISKDGKIWQLQVKGIKIEYDNKPADLVVFHDVSKQKKMEEALRESKEQFQKLAENTAAGIIIIKDTKIYYVNPSIERITGYSREEMQGISFLDLVHPDSRNIVKEEISALEKKEGASLGGEIKIITKEGKECWINYVGTFIVLEGKPALLITSFDINQRRIVEDKLKEKIDELEKFQKVTIDREIMMINLKKEINELCKKYGEKSRYVIE; this is encoded by the coding sequence ATGAAAGATGAACCAGAAATAGTCAAAACATTAAGAGAAGAAGAATTAAAAGGTAAGTTACAGCAGCAGACTATTTTAAGCATAAAAACTTCTGAAAAACAATCAAATAATGGTTTAGATTATGGTAAAGACGATGGGTTTAAATATAAGAATGAAACGAAGTCATTTTTGAGGATTTCAACTGGTGCTAAGGAGACTCTTAGAGTTCTAATTAATCTGATGGTTGATCCTGTTGTCATTGTTGATAAAAAAGGAAAATTCTTAGAGATATCTGATAAGGTTGAGGTGATGACAGGGGTAAAAAAGGAAGAATTAATTGGAATGAACTTTATAAAAACAAATTTTATAACAGCAAAAAGTAAAGCAATATTAGTTAAAAATTTAGCGAAAAGAATGCTTGGGGAAATTTTAGATACATATGAGATTGAAGCAATTTCTAAAGATGGCAAAATATGGCAACTGCAGGTAAAAGGAATAAAAATCGAATATGATAATAAGCCAGCTGACCTTGTTGTATTTCATGATGTTTCCAAACAGAAAAAAATGGAGGAGGCATTAAGGGAAAGTAAAGAACAATTTCAGAAATTAGCTGAGAATACCGCCGCTGGTATTATCATAATTAAAGATACCAAAATTTATTATGTAAATCCTAGCATTGAACGAATAACAGGTTATAGCAGGGAAGAGATGCAGGGTATAAGTTTTTTGGATTTGGTGCATCCCGATTCAAGAAATATTGTTAAAGAGGAGATTTCTGCTCTAGAAAAAAAGGAAGGTGCATCTCTGGGAGGCGAAATCAAAATTATAACAAAGGAAGGTAAAGAATGTTGGATAAATTATGTGGGAACATTTATTGTTCTGGAAGGAAAACCTGCTTTGTTGATAACATCTTTTGATATCAATCAACGCAGAATTGTAGAAGATAAGTTAAAAGAGAAAATCGACGAGCTTGAAAAATTCCAGAAGGTTACAATCGATCGGGAGATCATGATGATTAATTTAAAAAAAGAGATAAATGAGCTCTGTAAAAAATATGGAGAAAAATCTAGGTATGTTATAGAATAA
- a CDS encoding ATP-binding protein, which translates to MNQTKFFEKNYSDKAISLVQALDASLRSRAELEDTEKLQGYIQKFIYLNLEVLEISLNLPKDDELKVFVSSNGEHIGTTSSSYNLQSYEKGVIYSIPMNVRGSHILTVITPIHLSGQIVGTYEIILSMDRAYAALNIQIKNLVTISVFGLFILVISFMYALRKIILKPITVFSDAARMIGGGNLDTHVKINSRDELGNLAFVFNNMISELKQSRDEIGRYSKKLEDQVYERTKELEVSKEELRKKVEILEKNKTAMLNIMLDLKKTIADLEEAKRYINQQNIELKSVQNQLYRLNEELEKKVQERTAEVQRLLKQKDDFISQLGHDLKNPLTPLVGLLPILRDKEKDPKIKEQLDVIISNVNYMKDLVIKILQLARLNSPNIKFDIEDLNIKKEIDDIISNQQFFFEENNFKVENNIQDDIIVKADKIKLEELVKNLFTNAVKYTLDEKGKIVVDAEKKDGFVTVSIKDTGMGMTPEEIDHIFDEFYKADESRHDLDSSGLGLSICKRIVERHGGRIWAESDGRGKGSTFRFTLRLSEDK; encoded by the coding sequence ATGAATCAAACTAAATTTTTTGAGAAAAACTATTCTGATAAAGCTATATCTCTTGTTCAGGCTCTTGATGCTAGTCTAAGAAGTAGGGCTGAATTAGAAGATACAGAAAAATTGCAGGGCTACATCCAGAAATTTATTTATCTTAACCTAGAGGTCTTGGAGATAAGTCTTAATCTACCAAAAGATGATGAATTAAAGGTTTTTGTATCCAGCAATGGAGAACACATAGGTACTACTTCTAGCTCTTATAATCTTCAATCATATGAAAAAGGTGTTATATACAGTATTCCTATGAACGTTAGGGGATCTCATATTTTAACTGTGATCACTCCTATTCATCTCTCTGGGCAGATAGTTGGTACATATGAGATTATCCTTTCTATGGATCGGGCTTATGCTGCGCTCAACATTCAAATAAAAAATCTAGTCACTATATCTGTGTTTGGTCTTTTTATACTAGTTATTAGTTTTATGTATGCATTAAGAAAAATTATCTTAAAACCAATCACTGTTTTTTCAGATGCAGCTAGGATGATTGGTGGCGGTAATTTGGATACGCACGTAAAAATCAATTCACGTGATGAACTAGGTAATCTCGCTTTTGTATTCAATAATATGATATCTGAGCTGAAACAGTCAAGAGATGAAATCGGGAGGTACAGTAAAAAACTTGAAGATCAGGTTTATGAAAGGACAAAGGAATTAGAGGTATCAAAAGAAGAGTTGAGAAAGAAAGTTGAGATTCTAGAGAAAAATAAAACAGCGATGCTTAACATTATGTTAGATCTTAAAAAAACAATCGCAGATTTGGAGGAAGCAAAAAGATACATTAACCAGCAGAATATCGAATTAAAATCAGTTCAAAATCAGTTATATCGGTTAAATGAGGAACTTGAAAAGAAGGTTCAGGAGAGAACTGCTGAGGTTCAGCGTCTCCTCAAACAGAAAGATGATTTTATCAGTCAACTTGGTCATGATCTTAAAAACCCATTAACACCACTTGTTGGCCTATTACCTATTTTGAGGGATAAAGAAAAGGATCCTAAAATCAAAGAGCAGCTGGACGTTATTATTAGTAATGTCAACTATATGAAAGATCTTGTTATTAAAATTTTACAGCTCGCTCGTTTAAATTCGCCGAATATAAAATTTGATATAGAGGACTTGAATATTAAAAAAGAGATCGATGATATCATTTCAAATCAGCAGTTTTTCTTTGAAGAAAATAATTTTAAAGTAGAAAATAACATCCAAGATGACATCATTGTTAAGGCAGATAAAATTAAATTAGAGGAGCTCGTTAAAAACCTTTTTACTAACGCAGTTAAGTACACTTTAGATGAAAAAGGTAAGATCGTTGTCGATGCGGAGAAAAAAGATGGTTTTGTCACTGTATCTATTAAAGATACTGGTATGGGTATGACTCCTGAGGAGATTGATCATATTTTTGATGAGTTCTATAAAGCTGATGAATCCAGACATGACCTAGATAGTAGTGGCCTTGGTCTCAG
- a CDS encoding C25 family cysteine peptidase: MWRNTKKIRVIGAAIVFLLGVITPVIGINLKSNIINQKVNNQIFEVNQIDESTIEIMVNPPDLKFSSIHTKTRDYTTLELPNEGFTTNIGEAKLPTIVRTIEIPQGAQPQIKIKSTSWEHVSLEGLHLPKMVLPVQPSVPKIPNVNQEFVIDEEYYSTNAFLPNEIAKITQIGEIRSHRFAVVEISPVQYNPVSAELKLLTSCILQIDLPDSNMKQTLSTIERYATPSFEQLLQKTFVNYGYYENFADNPPKDQEGYLIIVYDDFYNNIQTFANWKTSKGFDVTVKKTSEIPGGPTKENIKAYIVDAYNNWPNPPSYVLLVGDSGQVPVWTGTATGTCTDLYYVTIDTGNYFPDIIISRFPAETPQQVTNMVEKTIYYESGSFESYDWIKKAAFMASNDNYQVSEGTHNYVIEIYLIPNEYTCDKLYCHTYGATTAQVSEVLNNGRSLAVYSGHGSTTSWADGPPFSQSNVNALTNYGMYPFVCSHACLTGQFTVSECFGETWLRAQNKAGLAFWGASDYTYWDEDDILERRTFKAWWEDNLETIGGMTNMGLFYLYQYYGGGGMSQYYFEAYNVLGDSSVKIWRNNPSNPPEKPSTPSGPNHGVYNKQYSFSSNTTEPDGESIFYLFDWDDGNFSDWLGPYSSGETVTASHSWSVVGDYEIRVKAKDINGVSSLWSDPHPISIVENNPPEKPEIEGPTNVKPGISYLFTITSIDLDGDNIKYYVDWGGGSSEWFGPYESGQPASVKHKWKSTGTYTIKAKARDSYGDESDWTNFTLSVSFSSSQVGTQNNQLLQFALKNLIIR; encoded by the coding sequence ATGTGGAGAAACACAAAAAAAATAAGAGTTATTGGCGCAGCTATAGTATTTCTTTTAGGTGTTATAACACCTGTTATTGGAATAAACCTAAAATCAAATATTATAAACCAAAAGGTTAACAACCAAATTTTCGAGGTTAACCAAATCGATGAATCAACAATAGAAATCATGGTAAACCCACCTGATCTAAAATTTTCAAGCATTCATACAAAAACAAGAGATTATACTACATTAGAGCTACCAAATGAAGGCTTTACCACAAACATCGGCGAAGCAAAACTACCAACGATAGTAAGAACAATAGAAATACCACAGGGTGCACAACCACAAATAAAAATTAAATCAACATCCTGGGAACACGTCTCTCTTGAAGGGCTGCATCTACCAAAAATGGTTCTACCAGTTCAACCATCTGTCCCAAAAATACCAAATGTAAACCAAGAGTTTGTAATCGATGAGGAATACTACAGTACTAATGCATTCCTTCCAAATGAAATAGCAAAAATTACTCAGATAGGTGAGATAAGAAGCCATAGATTTGCAGTTGTCGAGATATCACCTGTTCAATATAACCCGGTATCTGCTGAACTCAAACTTTTAACCTCATGTATTCTTCAAATTGATCTACCAGACAGCAATATGAAACAAACACTATCTACTATTGAAAGATACGCTACACCATCATTTGAACAACTATTACAGAAAACATTTGTGAACTATGGCTACTACGAAAATTTTGCAGATAATCCACCAAAAGACCAAGAAGGCTATTTAATAATTGTTTATGACGATTTTTATAATAATATTCAAACATTTGCAAACTGGAAAACAAGTAAAGGTTTTGATGTAACAGTTAAGAAAACATCAGAAATTCCTGGTGGTCCTACAAAGGAGAATATAAAGGCTTACATTGTTGATGCTTATAACAACTGGCCAAATCCACCATCTTATGTATTACTGGTTGGTGACTCAGGACAAGTCCCAGTATGGACTGGAACAGCAACAGGAACCTGTACCGATTTATATTATGTTACAATTGATACTGGTAATTATTTCCCTGATATTATCATAAGTAGATTCCCTGCTGAAACACCACAGCAGGTGACAAACATGGTGGAAAAAACCATTTATTATGAATCAGGAAGTTTTGAGTCTTATGATTGGATAAAAAAAGCAGCGTTTATGGCATCAAATGATAATTATCAAGTCTCAGAAGGAACCCATAATTATGTAATTGAAATTTATTTGATTCCCAATGAATACACTTGTGATAAACTCTATTGTCATACCTATGGTGCAACAACAGCCCAAGTAAGTGAAGTATTAAACAATGGACGATCCCTGGCAGTATATTCTGGTCATGGTAGCACTACTAGCTGGGCTGATGGTCCACCTTTTTCACAATCAAATGTTAATGCTCTTACAAATTATGGCATGTATCCATTTGTTTGTAGTCATGCTTGTTTAACAGGTCAATTTACTGTTAGTGAATGCTTTGGCGAAACATGGTTACGTGCACAAAATAAAGCAGGCCTTGCATTCTGGGGAGCCTCAGATTATACATACTGGGATGAAGATGATATACTAGAAAGAAGAACGTTTAAAGCATGGTGGGAAGACAATCTTGAAACCATTGGTGGAATGACAAACATGGGACTTTTTTACCTTTATCAATATTATGGTGGTGGAGGAATGTCACAATATTATTTTGAGGCATATAATGTACTAGGTGACTCCTCTGTTAAAATATGGCGTAACAACCCAAGTAATCCACCAGAAAAACCTTCTACACCAAGTGGTCCTAACCATGGTGTTTATAACAAACAATATTCATTTTCCAGTAACACTACTGAACCAGATGGAGAAAGTATTTTTTACTTATTTGACTGGGATGATGGTAATTTCAGTGATTGGCTTGGACCTTACAGCTCTGGTGAAACAGTGACTGCATCACATTCATGGTCTGTAGTTGGAGATTACGAAATAAGGGTTAAAGCTAAAGACATAAACGGTGTTTCTAGTCTCTGGTCAGATCCACATCCGATATCAATTGTTGAAAACAATCCACCAGAAAAACCAGAGATAGAAGGACCAACAAATGTCAAACCAGGTATATCTTATCTTTTCACAATTACTTCAATAGATCTTGATGGAGACAATATTAAATATTACGTTGACTGGGGTGGTGGTAGCAGCGAATGGTTTGGACCTTATGAATCAGGGCAACCCGCTAGTGTAAAACACAAATGGAAGTCTACAGGAACATATACCATCAAAGCAAAGGCTAGGGATTCATATGGTGACGAGAGTGATTGGACGAACTTTACACTCAGTGTTAGTTTTTCCTCTTCCCAAGTTGGGACACAGAACAACCAGTTGCTTCAGTTTGCCCTAAAAAATCTAATCATTCGATAA
- a CDS encoding M14 family zinc carboxypeptidase: protein MKKKIASIFLFTLLIAVVMPVTGNENSDDSTLVLVRINSYQNYLDILREMEVVSARTGEYVDVIIPVYMLSDLENLNLNYDVLIWDLEKYEDSVRGSYHTLAQIESILQNIANNYPSITSLYSIGTTYEGRNIWCLEITDNPGVDEGEPGVFFMGLHHAREWPTVEICLFIANQLTSKYGSNSTITNIVNNVRLFLVACVNSDGYYYCHDLGNDWRKNRKPYSGGIGVDLNRNYGGSSDGDPWGSWGSVFQRAATHEPSQEVYCGPSPFSEYETQAIRDIFLNNDICASISWHTYSELVMWPWGYTSAYAPDKNYLKQIGEGIASKITRQSGSGTYTPQQSCTLYPTTGDTNDWSYGYGHYIQGRPTFSYTIEACSTFQPSASYLDQICQENFDGALYLLQEAENIKNNVVPRVIPPIIDELPIDIDGNYTVTWQEKNPDANPDYFQLDELTDLVLNTDDAESGSALWNLDGFTIVTNRYHSPSFSYKSRYANNDVSTMTTVVPLPVEEDTKLSFWCWYNTENKYDYAFVEVSRDGRYYEVLDSFCGSSTNWVYKEYSLDNYIGDSVFIRFRYATDEYTLQEGFYVDDISPVPKFNNINTLSNSITNNFYDITDKTNGTYYYRVKGHNTQHGWGDFSTIKKVIVQLVQNNPPNKPTIDGPKTAKPGTESIYTISTTDPDGDNVSYYIDWGDNTNTGWLGPYNSGEEITLSHIWNKKGAYTIKAKAKDNSGAESEWVLLEITVPRKITINSILIRFLEKITEQLPLIKQLILKLKLG from the coding sequence ATGAAAAAAAAGATAGCAAGCATTTTTTTATTTACGCTGTTGATCGCTGTTGTTATGCCTGTGACTGGGAATGAAAACTCTGATGATTCTACTCTGGTGCTTGTAAGAATTAACTCTTATCAAAACTATTTGGATATTCTTCGTGAAATGGAAGTTGTAAGTGCCCGTACTGGGGAATATGTTGATGTTATAATTCCAGTTTATATGCTATCGGATTTAGAAAATTTAAACCTAAACTATGATGTTCTCATCTGGGATCTGGAAAAATATGAAGACTCAGTTAGAGGCTCATATCATACACTAGCTCAGATTGAGAGTATACTCCAAAACATAGCAAATAATTACCCAAGTATCACTAGTCTTTATAGCATTGGTACAACCTACGAAGGTCGCAATATCTGGTGCTTGGAGATAACTGATAACCCTGGTGTTGATGAAGGTGAACCTGGTGTATTTTTTATGGGTTTACATCATGCACGTGAATGGCCAACAGTTGAAATTTGTTTATTTATTGCTAATCAATTAACTTCTAAATATGGTAGTAATTCAACAATTACAAATATTGTTAATAATGTACGACTCTTCTTAGTTGCTTGTGTTAATTCAGATGGTTATTATTATTGTCATGATTTGGGTAACGATTGGCGTAAAAACAGAAAACCCTATTCAGGAGGAATAGGTGTTGATTTAAATCGTAACTATGGCGGTTCCAGTGATGGTGATCCATGGGGATCATGGGGGTCTGTTTTTCAACGAGCTGCCACACATGAACCTAGTCAAGAAGTATATTGTGGGCCTTCTCCTTTTTCAGAGTATGAAACACAAGCAATACGTGATATCTTTCTTAACAATGATATTTGTGCATCTATCAGTTGGCATACATATAGCGAACTTGTTATGTGGCCCTGGGGTTATACATCAGCCTATGCTCCTGATAAAAATTACCTAAAACAAATTGGTGAAGGAATTGCCTCAAAAATTACACGCCAAAGTGGTAGTGGTACCTATACTCCTCAACAAAGTTGTACTCTTTATCCTACAACTGGTGACACAAATGATTGGTCTTATGGTTATGGTCATTATATACAGGGTAGACCAACGTTCTCTTATACAATAGAGGCTTGCTCAACATTTCAACCTTCAGCTAGTTATCTTGATCAAATCTGCCAAGAAAATTTTGATGGAGCTCTATATTTACTCCAAGAAGCTGAAAACATAAAAAATAATGTTGTACCCAGAGTTATACCTCCAATTATTGATGAGCTGCCCATTGATATAGATGGAAATTATACTGTTACTTGGCAGGAGAAAAATCCTGATGCAAATCCTGATTATTTCCAACTTGATGAACTTACAGATTTGGTTTTAAATACTGATGATGCTGAATCAGGTTCTGCTTTGTGGAACTTAGATGGTTTTACTATTGTTACTAATAGATATCATTCCCCAAGTTTTAGTTATAAATCCAGATATGCAAATAATGACGTTTCAACAATGACAACCGTTGTACCTTTACCTGTTGAAGAGGATACAAAATTATCTTTTTGGTGTTGGTACAATACTGAGAACAAATATGATTATGCTTTTGTTGAAGTCAGTAGAGACGGGCGATACTACGAGGTATTAGACTCATTTTGCGGTTCATCTACTAATTGGGTTTATAAAGAATACAGTCTTGATAATTACATTGGGGATTCTGTTTTTATAAGATTCCGTTATGCAACCGATGAATATACCTTACAGGAGGGTTTTTACGTAGATGATATATCACCAGTTCCTAAATTCAACAACATAAACACATTATCAAACTCAATAACCAACAACTTCTATGACATAACAGATAAAACCAACGGTACATACTACTACAGAGTAAAAGGACACAACACCCAACACGGCTGGGGGGACTTCAGTACGATAAAAAAGGTTATAGTTCAACTTGTACAAAACAATCCACCAAACAAACCAACAATAGACGGACCAAAAACAGCTAAACCAGGGACTGAATCCATATACACTATTTCAACAACAGATCCTGATGGTGATAATGTTTCTTACTACATTGACTGGGGGGATAATACAAACACTGGATGGCTAGGACCATATAACTCAGGTGAAGAAATAACATTATCACATATTTGGAACAAAAAAGGAGCATATACAATAAAAGCAAAAGCAAAAGATAATTCTGGTGCAGAAAGCGAATGGGTTCTATTAGAAATTACAGTACCACGTAAAATCACAATCAACTCAATACTCATTAGATTCCTAGAAAAAATTACAGAACAATTACCATTAATAAAACAACTTATACTAAAACTAAAGTTGGGATAA
- a CDS encoding basic amino acid ABC transporter substrate-binding protein has translation MEKKMISGLGLCIILLIFFAGCIESNEMDPTIKKIKEAGVLKVGTCTPFEPMEYVDKNGSILGFDIDIAEMIAKHLGVKTEIKDYPYLFDNISVPLEKGEVDMIIAAITITTERSKQVLFSRPYLNAGQIIIVNASNMDIKSEIDLFNKTVGVQRNTTGEEEALKYTNSSSQVMSYQNYELALLDLIAGKIDAIIVDYPTGVALIKDKPGLKLIGMPFTNEFYGIAVKKGEKALVDEINSVIVSLGETGKMDELKEKWFLES, from the coding sequence ATGGAGAAAAAAATGATATCTGGTTTGGGGTTGTGTATTATTCTGTTAATTTTTTTTGCAGGTTGTATTGAATCAAATGAAATGGATCCTACTATTAAAAAAATAAAAGAGGCGGGTGTGCTAAAAGTTGGAACATGTACTCCATTTGAGCCTATGGAATATGTAGATAAAAATGGTAGTATTTTGGGTTTTGATATCGATATTGCAGAGATGATTGCTAAGCATCTTGGTGTTAAAACTGAAATCAAGGATTACCCATATCTTTTTGACAATATTTCTGTTCCTCTGGAAAAGGGTGAAGTTGATATGATAATAGCTGCTATTACAATAACTACAGAGAGATCTAAGCAAGTTCTGTTCAGCAGACCTTATTTGAATGCAGGTCAAATCATAATTGTAAATGCTAGTAACATGGATATTAAATCCGAAATAGATCTTTTTAATAAGACCGTAGGTGTTCAAAGGAATACTACTGGTGAAGAAGAGGCTTTGAAGTATACAAATAGCTCATCTCAAGTTATGAGTTATCAAAACTATGAATTGGCACTACTAGATTTAATAGCTGGGAAAATAGATGCTATTATTGTTGATTATCCTACCGGGGTGGCTTTGATAAAAGATAAACCTGGTCTTAAGTTAATTGGGATGCCGTTTACAAATGAATTTTATGGTATTGCTGTAAAAAAAGGAGAGAAGGCTCTAGTGGATGAGATCAATAGCGTAATTGTTAGTTTAGGTGAAACCGGCAAAATGGATGAACTTAAGGAAAAATGGTTTCTGGAAAGTTAG